GAGAGTTATCTATGACCAGTATGGAGAGGATGGTGAGTATGTTACATGTACAGAAGAACCACAATCAAACATTTGCACACCTTATCAGTTTTATGACTCATTATCAGATCTTTGGAAACCAATACTATAGTAAATGCTTTCAGAAAGATTTAAATCATTTAGAAAGTTAGAAGTGACTGGATTTTACTCAGTTTATGAAAGCCCTCTCTGCTTGTGGTGGCAAAGATGTACAGTGTGGAAGTATGCAGCGCTTTACAAATCAGAAAACTGACATGGGTTGCATTTACTTGTGTTGCATACATACGGGTGTAACATTAACATTTGACAGGTGCCAAGTGCAAGTACAAATTGGCAATGGTGATTATTAGAAAAAGTGTTAATTGTCAGTTGGCCAGTAACTTATTTTAACTGTGAATGTGATAGCATGAATAATGTGATATAGGGCctgcatatatttttacagtctaaATGGTGCATTAGTCCGACCATATCTTTAATGAGGAAACATTACAGATGTTAATGTCAGCTAGGCTTCATGGGCCGAGGCTCAGTTCTGTGTTTACATCAGACGGTACAGTCCTTAAAAGGATGTTTGTCATGGCTCACGTGGCTGGAACACTTGTCTTTAAACACTGTCAGTGCAGCTCTACCACCTCTGCTTTTCCCCAACAATCAAAATAACTCCCTCACACTGCAGGATGATGCACGAGTGTTCTCTGACAAATGCAAGGACTATAAACATGGCACTGTtccaaaaaaaaactgtttgttgAAATAAAGGATTTTAAGTATCCCACTTATATGCCAAGTCCAGGCTAGGTGCCAAAATAAAGCATCTTTGCACTGCGTACACCTGCCAATTCCTCCTCCAATAATGTTATTGCTAATTTTTGCAAGGAATTCCTTTATGTTTTAGACTAGAGAATTCGCATCAGTTATTTGCATGCATTGTCATTCCATATTGCTTGTAAATAGAGCCACTAGGTTCGCATCAAAACAGCTTCACACTGagattcatattcatattttgaCCAAATTTATAGTTGACGTGTTATTCTCAAATGGCCCACTTTAATAGCCATCCTCTCATTAGCTGTTTTGGCCCCAGGAGATGATTCAAATTGCATAGACTGTAGAGACGACATGTTTTATAAGATGTCTGATATGATTTAATAAATGCAGACTGAACAGTTTAAAGGTTTGAAGTTGGAATGAGTCAGCTTAAGTCCTGACCGTTAGATGAAGTACATTTGTTACAAGCCATCAATCACCCACAATAACATGGGGGTGTTAATATTTTTCTACGGGGTTGAAAAGCACAAAAGACATGATTGCTTGACCCTGCCTGATTTTTGTGAAGAGCAGCATTTTCGCAGGAAACCTCCAAACACAGTTGAGAGAACATAGAGGACAGTTAAGCTATGGTCTTCCACACAAACAGGAATTGAGCTACTGTACAtgttcttttctaaatatttttagaaCCAGACCACAAAATGAAATCAGCTTGAAATATGCTTGTATATGCTCAGAATGTATCTCCTGAGGACGACTGCAAGCTTTGGAGAGTGTATCTGCTAAAGACGACTGCTTGTTTAGCAGAATGTGTCTGTTCTTTTCTCAGCCGTTTGAATTTGCCCTTTTTGTAACCAAAAAGAGAGGGGGTggagaaaagaaagagagaaagtctTACACCTCAGAATGTTGATGTGTGAACAGTTGCAGACTAAATCAACAAAGTCTTTTCCATGCTACATCATGGAGACGGCTAGTACTTGATAAGTGTCCAGCAGTACTTTAGGATTATTATCTCAGATGCCAATTATAGTGATATAGTCAATGGTAAAGTCAAGTCTGCAGTGCTATCtcagtattattcatttatttacaaacaaacaaGAGTTTCAAATTATAGAGGGATTAATTTTGTGGATATTCTAAATAACTGTAATGCTTTCATATAGAATGTCCCAATAGTATCACAGTaaaaatattgatcttaaaagTATTTAgtaatcatttataataactggTTAAAGCATGCTAGCTGTATAGTGTCAGTGTACTTGCTTGCTTTGAAGAAAAAATGTAGTGACTCAAATTTAGTCGCTCAAATAGTTGTTCCcttaacttatttggttttacagtgctcaaGTGGTTTCATGAAATCagatggagcaagttcacagtactcataaatataagttttaaacttaaatggttcaGTCTATTTCCTCAAATGGTCAAATGGTTCGAGTTCCCTTACCGTACAGTATTGGGatttacagtgtaattttatACTATTTCAAATACTTAACACATGAGACCTAATAGTTTAAAGTCATAAGGTTAACACTTTTATAAAATGTGCCTTATAGGTTTTATTGTCACTGGAGAACAAAATCCAGTTTTCCCAGACATCTGTAGATGGCGATGTCTATAATCTGGCACCAACAGTCTTTCATAGTGAATAACAAAaggttatttaaaataatttttaaaggaTTTTGTAATATTGTTATTTAACACTACAGTGGTTGATAACCTGTAACTGTCACTGAAGCTGGATTTAGAGACCTTTGCAGGATGGATTTTCAGTCTCACTCCCGACTGCTCCTGCAAGATTTAGTCCCACTCctgctaaaatatatattattttttcaggCCTCTGTTTTGTCCCACTCCCACCCACAAAAGCCTGCAGGTAAACATAAAACCCTGTTGTGTTTAACTtgctatatattacatatattatatatatatatatatatatatatatatatatatatatatatatttttttttttttttttttttcttttttttttttctcccatttctctgtaatggagagattttttcaacacatttctaaacataatagttttaataactcatttctaataactgacttattttatctttgccatgatgacaatgatgataatatttagtaaaaagacacttctatacagcttaaagtgacatttaaagacttaactaggttaattaggttaactaggcaggttagggtaattaggcaagttattgtataatgatggtttgttctgtagactatcgaaaaaatatatagcttaaaggggctaataattttgtctttaaaatgggttttaaaaaattaaaaactgcttttattctagccaaaataaaacaaataagactttctccagaagaaatttaaccagacatactgtgaaaatgtccttgctctgttaaacgtcatttgggaaatataataaaaaataaaatcaaaggttgactaataattatatataatatatgtgtgtatatatatatatatatatatatatatatatatatatatatatatatatatatatatatatatatatatatatatatatatatatatacagaatataaagaaaaataaacaattcttagtttattattattagtttaattattcATTAGTTTAATTAGATGAACATGGACATGAGCTTTTCACAACACAGAAATACAGTCAAAACAGTTAGAAATAGGCTAGTAATTTACagctaaataaaaacataataataagcGCTGATTTCTAAAGTGGTCAACCAGAAACGCATGTGCATTGCTTTTGGCAATATTCAAACACTGGACATAAGTTAATGTATTTCTCAAACAATAAAATTAGGCAATTTTcaatatttaactaaataaataaaaataaactcaatTAACTAATAAAAATGCAGACCTAAACTTCGTCcgtaaatagtttttattttatttttttagtcgtTACTGTTAATTTGTGGGAGTGCAGGTCTCTAACTGGAATAATATGCAGAAATCCTTTATATATTGTTCCCCATTGTGTATTTCCATTCAGGTTTGAAAACAGGTGGCACAGGCTCGTCTAGTGGACAAGGGACTACATATCACTATACCTTTCATGGGGATCCACATGCCACATTTGCTTCTTTCTTTGGAGGTTCCAACCCTTTTGATATATTCTTTGGCTCTAGTCGGCAACGGGGAAACACTAATGGCTTTCCGGACCATGGGGACCATGACATGGACATTGACATGGATGGAGATGATGATCCTTTCAGTTCGTTCAACCACTTTGGTTTCAACGGTGTCAATGGTTTTCATCATGGTGGAGGTCGAAGGCATCGTAACGAGCCTCTTCATGGTGGCCGGAAGAAATTACAGGACCCTCCAGTGGTGCATGAGCTCAAAGTGTCTCTAGAGGAGATATTCCATGGATGTACCAAGCGGATGCGAATCACTCGCAGACGCCTGAACCCAGACAGAAGGACAATGAGGACAGAGGACAAGATCCTTAACATTGTCATCAAGAGAGGTTGGAAGGAAGGGACCAAGATCACTTTCCCTAAAGAGGGTGATGAGACACCTGAGAACATTCCTGCTGATATTGCATTTGTGCTCAAGGACAAAGGGCACCCACTCTTCAGAAGGGATGGCTCCAACATCATTTACACAACCAAGATCGGTCTTAAGGAGGTATGTGTTCttaaatctgtttttgtttggttcATTAAATGAGCAGCTATTTTGTATTGCTGATTAAATGTTCTTCCTTGACTGTCCCTGACTGTCCGTCAAAGCAGACTGGCTTGTTTTATCAGTTGGCTTCTGTAGCCCAAGAATAGACAGACCCAGACTTAGATTAGACAGGTTTATTGCTGTCTCAACACTGGACCACCCTTTGACCTCACTTACATGAACTTACAGGGCAAATTAATGCGCTTCATTTGGTATcaaccccacagtccaaaaaagtACTGTGACCTTGTTAACCCGCACAGATGCTACATGTAGCTGCCTTATCCACCACATCAACCATTGCTGGTTTTATTGCCctgcaacattaaaaaaacatattattatgtgcatatatatatcaATAGATATATAGTGATTGTATTTTGGtatgtttaaataaaacagttttattaaatggTTATATCCATTTTAAtaatagtttggtttatttttatatatttaaaaataaatataaataaataaaatgagatttcatatatatatatatatatatatatatgtgtgtatatatatgtatgtgtgtgtgtgtgtgtgtgtgtgtgtatgtattgtaACAACAAAATTTCCActaaattttatatttgtttctatagatttttttctgtgtatttatgttttagtaatatgttgtttttattaatatttatttttattgtattaattttattgtaaagcattctatagatcaggggtcaccaaccctgttcctggagggctaTCTTAATGCAGATTTTAGTTGCAACTTTGatctgtctgtaattatcaagtgctgcttcgGGTCCTGAGCGTCacatggcacagtgggtagcataatcacctcacagctagaaggtcgctttgtggagtttgcatgttctccccgtgtttgcatgggtttcctccgagtgctccagttttccccacagtccaaagacatggaatATACTAAActgtttgatcagagttgaagCTGAATCCTGCAGTaaggtagctctccaggaacagggttggcgACCTCTGCTATagaatatattcatttaaatgagagatctgTGAGATAcacatttatgttgagcactatatatgtatagattagggttgcacaatattgaaaaaatatgacATTGAGAAATttcgtttttctgcaatatatagcGATATGAATGCAATTCCACCAGATAGCctgaatagctttatttggaaataattcattaaattagACTGATGGTGATGATTTTGTAATGGAGAGAATTGTGCacataatacaatatttaaaataaaagcatagataaatacaatagagcTCAGATAAAAGTGCATAAAAcagtactttatggttttctggggagtccaACCGTATTCTgcaacagaaattgaataattaaatgtaaaataacactaaggttttcattgtataaataattcaataaattaagtgcttattaaagttacaaactagggctgggtgattttggcctaaaaacaagatctcgattaattgaacattttaactcgattacaattaatgaatgattatttttattattttttgccctTTCTGCACCGCCCACATTCGTCAATGCTACCAAGcctaccaatcacagagcttgtgataTGCATCGTCGCCacatgttacatttttttgagaggtcagcATCGGCATCAGTCACTGCTAGGGGTATGCGACTGCATGAAGGCTGCACCAGACCTTATGCTGTGCTCGACGCAGAAGTGTAAACAGAGCGGGGTTATGTGAACACACGCGGTAGGGAGAGTAATAGAAAAAATTAACCTGGAAAAATTcgatcgaaatcgacattcagaacctataatcggttacttttcgattaattgcccagccctattacaaacggtacaatttcttgtgcctgaatgttcACAGTGACAGGCCTAAAAAACTGACGGCAAATGATAAACTATTACTGCATTATGGTTGaactctgcagtgactccacaaatctcatgtctTCTGAACTGTAGCAGATGTGCACACTGCGATATCAGtgctgaagcgatatattgtgcagccctattaatGTATATAATGAGAGTAAATATACCTGAGCATGGTCTATATCGACCATATCTATAAGACTGAATAGGACACATGGCGCTTGGTGACTGTGTAGTACCTTCATGCTCAACATCATTGCTGATTTACTCTCTCTCACTTCAGTGTGAGAGTACAGGAATGTCATAGTGCGGTGTCATACGCCAAAGCAGAGTCCCTGCTTTGAGAAAGTGAGTTGAACTCGCCTTGAAGAGTTGAACTGGGCTAATAAATTGTCATGTGACTGAGCCAAGCGTGACTTTTCGAGTTGCACATGGAACAGAGAATATTAATTCGCCTACATCCATAAAACTGTTGCTACTAATAGTTTGCTTGTTtgtcaataataaataatcagcagttaaaaaaacaacaaccgcAGATTTCTGTAAACTGTATATCATAGTTGTGTTTTAATCATGAAAGTTCAAGAGTTTACAATGGCTCTTAGCATCCCTGCTGCCCGTAGATGTAATAAGAACCTCCCAAAATTCAGCCCCAAGTCATCAAAAGCtggaacatttatatattattgatGTTGCCTTGATTTAATGGGATTTTCATGGGCTGACCCACTGAGGATAATAACTACAGCAACTGCATATATTTCGGCTTGTGTAGTGACCCAGAAAACCACTGTCAGTTAATACTTTGTAGTGACACTGGCATCAGCAGAAATAGCTAATGCCAGTCTTGAGTGAGTGTGGTGTGTTTGAGACCACCACTGTCATTAACAGTGAAAACCTTTCTTTGTCTTTCTGCTAGCTTAGACAGCTTTTACCTCGACAGCTCAGCTAGAACTGTCAGCTGTTTCAAACAGTGTGTCTGTAGGATATCCAGCTCTACAGCACAGGTTACTTTGCTTTTAGCTGTGTCTTGGCATTTTTAATGTGTAAACCGTGGATTTAAAACATCATTTGCAAGAAAGAAATGTGTCCATTTCAACAGTTACTAATAGCTTCTGTGTTGTTTTCAGAGCAGTGATTTACTTTTAAAGGTCTCGCTCATTAGATGCCCAGAATGAAACTTGATAAGGCCTGGTGAACATCACAAACTGTTTTGCCATCTGGTATCATCTAAAGCATACTGATGGCAACTTGCCCCATGAATTTTCATCTGCCTGTTTATTGTGGATGCATTCATAGGACCGATTTAGCACAGATCTAGACAGTTCTCAGAGGAACATTGTCTTCATTTTAATATCACTTttcatttagagatgctcttagTGGAACCCCAAAGCCCTGCTTTAATGAGCTCAGAGTTTCTGTAATTGCCTGCTGGTAATGAGCAGAGTTTGTTCAAGAGCAAGACAGCTATAAGGTCCCTGTCTACTGCTCATTTCCATACCCATTTACCTAGTAATTACTCATCGGCTGTACTAAAGAGCCCTGTTAGCACAGACCACGTGGCGTGATGATGCAGGATTATTCAAGACTGCACTATATGTGGTCTCACATcagaaagtttatttttttattctgatcAGATTAGCATGAAGGACAGCAccgtggcgcagtggttagcataatcacctcacagcaagaaggtcgctggttcgagcactggctgagtcagttggcattttgcagtttgcatgttctcctcgtgttggtgtgggtttcctctgtgtgctcctgtttcctccaacagtccaaagacatgtgctataggtaaattgggtaatctaagttgtctgtagtgtatgagtgtgtatgggtgtttcccagtgttgagttgcggctggaagggcatccgctgtgtaaaacatgctggaaaagttagcgtttcattctgctgtggcgacccctgattaataaagggactaagccaaaaaaaaaatgcatgaatgaaagaataaatattgtCATAAAAGGTGCATTCAATATATATTTAGAACTGTTacctggttgttgctagatcagatatggttacggccggaagttaacgaaaataatttatattatgtattaaatttcccatttattgtattttattaacatctacgcccaccccaaccctaaactcatccgtcacagtaacgtaaaaacagtagttgtaccgagtattatttatgctatctattaaattacctaataaattgtattttttaacgtctaaCCCTAtccaaaccctaaacccagtGGCTTAGTGCAAAATGCATGGGCCCGCCTGCAAGAATTAAGGCAGGGTCCCCCTCCATTCGCTACGCCACTGcctgaacccaaccatcacagcactgtaaaaatattaattatttttatatagtgtcataaaaatgctgctatactgatgtgcatatcgcacttccggctggacgcgtatcctatctagactttaccatgttACCTGTGCTGTTCTTTGTGAACTTTATATACCAACACCTCTAGTGTTGATGCTGTGCTGCCATCTGTTGATGTGGATCAGTGGAATCAACAATGTTTTACACTGATACCAGTTTTGAAACGGTataactaattcattcattcattttctttttggcttagtccctttattaatccggggtcgccacagcgggatgacccaccaacttatccagcacgtttttatgcagcagatgcccttccagccgcaacccatctctgggaaacatctacacacac
This Danio aesculapii chromosome 5, fDanAes4.1, whole genome shotgun sequence DNA region includes the following protein-coding sequences:
- the dnajb5 gene encoding dnaJ homolog subfamily B member 5, encoding MGKDYYKILGIPSGSNEDEIKKAYRKMALKFHPDKNKDPNAEEKFKEIAEAYEVLSDPKKRVIYDQYGEDGLKTGGTGSSSGQGTTYHYTFHGDPHATFASFFGGSNPFDIFFGSSRQRGNTNGFPDHGDHDMDIDMDGDDDPFSSFNHFGFNGVNGFHHGGGRRHRNEPLHGGRKKLQDPPVVHELKVSLEEIFHGCTKRMRITRRRLNPDRRTMRTEDKILNIVIKRGWKEGTKITFPKEGDETPENIPADIAFVLKDKGHPLFRRDGSNIIYTTKIGLKEALCGCTVNIPTIDNRAITLPCNDIIKPGTIKRLRGEGLPFPKNPSQRGDLIVEFQVRFPDRIPPQSREIIKQHLPQS